From Arcticibacter tournemirensis, one genomic window encodes:
- a CDS encoding SusD/RagB family nutrient-binding outer membrane lipoprotein, whose protein sequence is MKKIIYIWTILVASSILVSCQKELSDINKNPNAAESPQPDYLLTSVIKSAADNYWGSTANYSASQLFIQQWARIQYTDVDRYVFSNASFSSFWATVYANNITDLNTIIDLGEAQGNPNYAGVAHILRAWDFQLLTDAFGDVPYSQAGNIDQYPNPVYDKQQDVYHGILEELDLALTTLTEGSAPISGDAIYKGSIGNWKKFANSLKLRIALRISDREPELSKQIVAQVLASPAGLISNNAENAKVTYEASPNWNPVAAIFSTRQDSRISKTVVDRLYDLNDPRLPVYAELPKDTTKYVGVPNGLTTGDAANLGLSKTSRPGGYFTAAEAPAVILTYAEVLFLRAEAAARGLSNEDAGDFYNKAIAASFNQYGIASQTVINDYLAQSSVKYNPANYKRSIGDQKWIALFGQGLEAFAEWRRLDYPQLQPAAAGVLNGKIPVRFIYPGTEQTLNSKSYQDAVNVQGTDNLLTHLWFDRY, encoded by the coding sequence ATGAAAAAGATTATATATATATGGACAATTTTGGTAGCCAGTTCCATATTAGTTTCCTGCCAGAAAGAACTATCGGATATTAATAAAAATCCGAATGCGGCAGAGAGCCCGCAACCCGATTATCTTTTAACCTCGGTTATCAAATCGGCGGCCGACAATTATTGGGGAAGTACCGCTAATTACAGTGCCAGTCAATTATTTATACAGCAGTGGGCCAGAATTCAGTATACCGACGTCGACCGGTATGTATTTAGCAACGCCAGCTTTTCTTCCTTTTGGGCTACGGTATACGCAAATAACATTACCGATCTCAACACGATTATTGACCTTGGTGAAGCACAGGGCAATCCGAACTACGCAGGTGTCGCACATATTCTTCGCGCATGGGACTTTCAGCTGCTAACGGATGCCTTTGGAGATGTCCCGTATTCACAGGCCGGTAACATCGATCAGTATCCCAATCCAGTGTACGACAAACAGCAGGATGTATATCATGGGATACTGGAGGAGCTGGATTTAGCTTTGACGACGCTGACGGAAGGATCTGCACCAATAAGCGGAGATGCAATTTACAAGGGGAGTATTGGCAACTGGAAGAAGTTCGCAAACTCTTTGAAACTTCGTATCGCTCTTCGGATCTCCGATAGAGAACCGGAATTGTCAAAGCAAATCGTAGCCCAGGTGCTTGCGAGCCCTGCCGGCCTGATCAGCAATAACGCTGAAAATGCTAAAGTAACATATGAGGCTTCGCCAAACTGGAATCCTGTTGCAGCTATTTTTTCCACCCGTCAGGATTCCCGGATCTCGAAGACGGTGGTAGACCGGTTATATGATCTGAATGATCCCAGGCTGCCGGTATATGCCGAACTCCCTAAAGACACTACTAAATATGTTGGCGTACCAAACGGACTTACAACTGGCGATGCAGCCAATCTCGGATTATCCAAAACCTCAAGACCTGGTGGATATTTCACAGCAGCCGAGGCCCCTGCAGTTATCTTAACATACGCTGAAGTCCTGTTTCTACGGGCAGAAGCAGCCGCGCGCGGCTTAAGTAATGAAGATGCCGGGGATTTCTATAACAAGGCGATTGCTGCTTCCTTCAATCAATACGGTATCGCGAGTCAAACAGTTATTAACGACTACCTTGCTCAGAGTTCGGTAAAATATAATCCTGCAAATTACAAGAGATCTATCGGAGACCAGAAATGGATCGCCTTGTTCGGCCAGGGATTGGAAGCCTTCGCCGAATGGCGCCGGCTTGATTATCCACAGTTGCAGCCCGCCGCCGCGGGAGTGCTCAACGGGAAGATTCCTGTTCGGTTTATTTATCCCGGTACAGAACAAACTTTGAACAGTAAGAGCTATCAGGACGCAGTAAATGTTCAGGGTACAGATAATCTGCTTACACATCTGTGGTTCGACAGATATTAA
- a CDS encoding DUF4287 domain-containing protein, translating to MTKVIAAFLILEKFTYQYVVSRISQNYQRKNRQRPAEFKALAEDKGFIQNGELKVKAGEITNWLKEDFGLGHGHSMAIYALLRGLKDENSD from the coding sequence GTGACGAAAGTCATCGCCGCTTTTCTTATATTAGAGAAATTTACTTATCAATATGTCGTTTCAAGGATATCTCAAAACTATCAAAGAAAAAACAGGCAAAGGCCCGCGGAGTTTAAAGCACTCGCCGAAGACAAGGGTTTTATTCAAAATGGAGAACTGAAGGTAAAAGCCGGAGAAATTACAAATTGGCTTAAAGAAGACTTTGGGCTGGGTCATGGCCATAGCATGGCTATTTATGCCTTATTAAGAGGCTTAAAAGACGAGAATAGTGATTAG
- a CDS encoding SusC/RagA family TonB-linked outer membrane protein codes for MKVKILFLIFFLALLSLHNSSAQERTISGSVRERGVGDPLIGVNISSNKGAKAITNESGAFRIRVNTGDTLSFTYLGYQLQRVAVTTETTPLTVYLSASSNSLNEVVVTALGVSKARKSLGYAVQEIKSGAVSTAKSTNLVNALSGKVAGVRVTNSQGNMGSSRIVIRGETSISNNNQPLFIVDNVPVDNSQLGAGGSRDYANAISDLNSEDIESISVLKGPTAAALYGSRAAHGVVLIKTKSGRKKEGLGITLNSNNVFDKPLVLPEYQDVFGQGANGQFSYVDGNGGGLNDNVDESWGPKMDGRLIPQFGSNGVPVPFVPHPDNVKDYFETGFLTDNGISIADAADKYNYRVSFNNSHQTGITPNTKLNKRNVSFNTSFKLDPRLTLTTTGNYFITDAPNLPGVGGRRATSTMLQFAWFGRQVDIDKLKESYFSTGSPNNWNNAYYPNLYFGAYENTVQQRRDRITGNVGLKYDINSSLSVNFRSGVDNYNDRRKLRIAYGTSGTPFGSYQETGYKVNENNTELNLNYDRKINSDFTVNALAGANLRNNTYEENDQRAPRLAVANVYTLANSRDPLVSASVLTRRRVYSVYGSAQLGFRDYAFINVTGRNDWSSTLPAEHRSYFYPSVNGTLVWSDLLKIQSNIFSYGKIRAGWAKVGADADPYKLLDNYNFGSPFNGYPVLTTSGTKNNPLLQPEMTTSTELGLEAGFFSGRVRLDLSVYNTRSKNQILEINVTPTAGYNKRVTNIGEIKNKGLEVQLGLTPIKTKAFQWDADINFAANRSRTYDIEPQILGTDGTAQVIAASGRPYGTIVGIGYLRDSNGNIVVGEDGLPQSDPTLKELGHFPPNWIGGINNSFSYKKVSLSFLIDASIGGSLYSGTNSTGDYTGVLRQTLPGRDKEHGGLEYYYPGNDKRNPAMPLNGPAPAGVTVYDDGIIFAGVGENGSPNTQIIAASQYYKSRSSIDEQYVYSASYVKFRELKLGYAFNPSFLKKIGLQNAVVSLVGRNLFIIHKEVPNIDPETAFNTGNGQGLEDLTYPSTRSFGLNLNLKF; via the coding sequence ATGAAAGTAAAAATACTGTTTCTTATATTCTTCCTGGCTCTTCTATCCTTACACAATTCGAGTGCCCAGGAAAGGACAATCTCTGGCAGTGTCAGAGAGCGGGGCGTGGGTGATCCCCTGATAGGCGTTAATATTTCATCCAACAAAGGTGCGAAAGCGATCACCAACGAAAGCGGGGCTTTTAGAATCCGGGTCAACACGGGTGATACGCTTAGTTTTACCTATCTGGGATATCAGTTACAACGTGTGGCAGTCACCACGGAAACCACGCCTCTCACAGTCTATCTCTCTGCCTCAAGTAATTCGCTTAATGAGGTGGTTGTTACGGCCCTGGGTGTCAGCAAAGCGAGAAAATCCCTGGGGTATGCAGTGCAGGAGATTAAATCGGGAGCCGTGTCTACCGCAAAATCGACTAATCTGGTGAATGCGTTGTCCGGAAAAGTCGCCGGCGTTCGCGTTACCAATTCACAGGGTAATATGGGTTCATCCAGGATCGTAATCAGGGGTGAAACTTCCATCAGCAATAATAATCAGCCATTGTTTATTGTTGATAATGTTCCTGTGGATAATTCACAACTGGGAGCAGGAGGAAGCCGTGATTATGCCAACGCCATTTCAGACCTTAATTCTGAAGATATTGAATCGATAAGCGTCCTTAAAGGACCTACCGCAGCTGCTCTATACGGTTCGCGTGCTGCCCATGGTGTGGTGCTCATCAAAACAAAATCCGGCCGTAAGAAGGAGGGTTTGGGAATTACATTGAACTCCAATAACGTTTTTGATAAGCCCCTGGTGCTGCCGGAGTATCAGGATGTTTTTGGACAGGGAGCAAACGGGCAGTTCAGTTACGTGGATGGAAACGGGGGCGGCCTAAACGATAACGTCGACGAAAGCTGGGGGCCGAAGATGGACGGGCGCTTGATACCCCAGTTTGGCTCCAACGGGGTTCCCGTGCCTTTTGTTCCTCATCCCGATAATGTAAAAGACTACTTCGAAACCGGGTTTCTCACAGATAATGGTATTTCTATAGCTGATGCTGCCGACAAGTATAACTACAGGGTGTCATTTAACAATTCGCATCAAACGGGGATAACGCCGAACACAAAGTTGAATAAAAGAAATGTGTCGTTTAATACTTCCTTTAAGCTTGATCCGCGTTTAACACTTACCACTACCGGTAATTATTTTATCACCGATGCTCCTAATCTTCCCGGAGTAGGAGGGCGCAGGGCAACCAGTACGATGTTACAATTCGCATGGTTTGGCCGGCAGGTGGATATAGATAAGCTGAAAGAGTCGTATTTTTCAACCGGCAGTCCCAATAACTGGAATAATGCGTATTATCCAAACCTTTATTTTGGAGCTTATGAGAATACAGTTCAGCAGCGGCGTGACCGTATCACGGGGAACGTTGGACTGAAGTATGATATCAACTCATCCCTTAGCGTGAATTTTCGGTCTGGCGTGGATAATTATAACGACCGGCGCAAACTGCGTATTGCATACGGTACCAGCGGCACCCCTTTTGGATCTTACCAGGAGACCGGTTACAAGGTGAATGAAAACAATACAGAGCTTAATCTAAATTACGATAGAAAGATCAATTCAGATTTTACTGTAAATGCACTTGCCGGAGCCAACCTCAGAAATAATACGTATGAAGAAAATGATCAGAGAGCTCCCCGGCTTGCAGTAGCAAATGTATACACACTTGCCAACTCACGGGATCCTTTAGTATCTGCAAGCGTATTAACCCGCAGACGCGTTTACAGTGTTTACGGCTCTGCCCAATTAGGGTTTAGAGATTATGCTTTTATTAATGTTACCGGTAGAAACGACTGGTCATCTACTCTACCCGCAGAGCACCGGTCGTACTTTTACCCTTCCGTAAACGGAACACTCGTGTGGAGCGATCTTTTAAAGATACAAAGCAACATATTTAGTTATGGGAAAATCCGTGCAGGATGGGCAAAGGTTGGCGCCGATGCAGATCCCTATAAATTACTTGACAACTACAACTTTGGATCTCCTTTTAATGGTTATCCTGTGTTAACAACCTCTGGTACCAAAAATAATCCTTTGCTTCAGCCGGAGATGACAACTTCAACAGAATTAGGGTTGGAGGCCGGTTTCTTTTCAGGTCGTGTGCGGTTAGACCTGAGTGTGTATAACACAAGAAGCAAGAACCAAATCCTCGAGATAAATGTAACTCCTACTGCTGGTTATAACAAGCGGGTAACAAATATTGGAGAGATTAAAAACAAAGGTTTGGAGGTACAGCTTGGACTTACGCCAATAAAAACAAAAGCCTTCCAATGGGACGCCGATATAAATTTCGCCGCAAACAGGAGCCGCACTTATGATATTGAGCCTCAGATTCTGGGAACCGATGGCACTGCACAAGTTATTGCCGCATCCGGACGCCCTTACGGCACTATAGTCGGCATAGGCTACCTTCGTGATTCAAACGGGAATATTGTGGTAGGTGAAGACGGATTGCCACAGTCCGATCCAACACTGAAAGAACTGGGGCATTTCCCTCCCAACTGGATCGGGGGCATAAATAACAGCTTCAGTTATAAGAAAGTCAGCCTGAGCTTCCTTATCGATGCCAGCATCGGCGGCAGTTTATATTCAGGAACCAATTCTACCGGCGATTACACCGGGGTACTCAGACAAACGCTGCCGGGACGTGATAAAGAGCACGGGGGGCTTGAGTATTATTATCCTGGGAATGATAAGCGTAATCCTGCGATGCCGCTTAATGGTCCGGCTCCTGCAGGCGTTACTGTATATGATGATGGTATCATATTCGCAGGTGTAGGAGAAAACGGAAGTCCGAACACGCAGATTATCGCAGCTTCTCAATATTATAAGTCCCGTTCAAGCATTGACGAGCAATATGTTTACAGTGCCTCCTACGTTAAGTTTAGGGAGCTGAAGCTCGGTTACGCTTTCAATCCTTCATTCCTTAAAAAGATCGGACTTCAGAACGCTGTGGTTTCTTTAGTGGGGCGGAACCTGTTTATCATCCATAAGGAAGTTCCAAATATTGATCCTGAAACAGCTTTCAATACCGGTAACGGTCAGGGCCTGGAAGACCTGACTTACCCCAGTACCCGCAGTTTCGGACTTAATTTAAACCTGAAATTTTAA
- a CDS encoding helix-turn-helix domain-containing protein produces MPGKKIIHLKSITEFHRSRGLEAPQHPLISIVNYADIQLSADTADVNWVCDFYSIAVKRNLNAKLHYGQQEYDFDEGVMFFIAPGQVYGVSFEGAATWERSGWILLLHPDFLWNTSLGTSIKGYEYFGYSANEALHLSEKEEATMKGIIDNIRQEYHNNLDRFSQNIIIAQIETLLFYADRFYQRQFITRKISNHKILSRFEIILNEYFSSCKQINSGLPSVQYIADSLNVSPNYLSGLLKSLTGETTQQHIHNYLIEKAKERLSATTLSVSEIAYELGFEHPQSFSKLFKLKTDVSPLEFRAKFN; encoded by the coding sequence ATGCCTGGAAAAAAAATCATTCACTTAAAAAGCATCACGGAATTTCATCGCAGTCGTGGATTAGAGGCACCTCAGCATCCGCTGATAAGTATTGTAAATTACGCGGATATTCAACTGTCTGCTGATACTGCCGACGTAAACTGGGTTTGCGATTTTTATTCCATTGCAGTTAAAAGAAATTTAAATGCTAAACTGCATTATGGGCAACAGGAATATGATTTTGACGAAGGGGTAATGTTCTTTATCGCTCCCGGGCAGGTATATGGTGTATCTTTTGAAGGCGCTGCTACATGGGAACGTTCGGGATGGATTTTATTGTTACATCCCGACTTTCTATGGAATACTTCATTAGGTACCAGCATCAAGGGGTACGAATATTTTGGTTACTCAGCGAATGAGGCACTTCATCTTTCCGAGAAGGAAGAAGCGACAATGAAGGGGATTATTGATAACATCAGGCAGGAATATCACAATAATCTGGACAGGTTTAGTCAAAACATCATTATTGCCCAAATAGAAACGCTGTTATTTTACGCTGACAGGTTTTATCAACGTCAGTTTATCACGCGAAAAATATCTAATCATAAAATATTATCGCGATTCGAAATTATATTAAACGAGTATTTTAGCTCCTGTAAACAGATAAACAGCGGCTTGCCATCCGTACAGTATATCGCCGACTCATTGAACGTATCTCCTAATTACTTAAGCGGTTTATTGAAAAGCCTTACAGGTGAGACTACTCAGCAACACATTCATAACTATCTGATTGAGAAAGCGAAAGAAAGACTATCAGCCACAACATTATCGGTTAGTGAGATTGCTTACGAGCTGGGATTTGAGCATCCTCAGTCCTTCAGCAAACTGTTCAAGTTAAAAACGGATGTTTCACCCCTTGAATTCAGAGCAAAGTTCAACTGA
- a CDS encoding cysteine desulfurase family protein, translated as MKIYLDNAATTPLDREAFSEMEPFFFEGFGNPSSAHGVGREARKAVEKARGTIAGLLNAQPSQILFTAGGTEADNTAICSAIESSGIKLAITTQFEHHAVLNTLKSLERDGVIKLLYLMHDAKGNISLKHLESILAFQERAFVSVMHGNNEIGNLNDIDTIAQICRKYNALFHSDTVQTMGHYVYDLSGINADFIVGSAHKFNGPKGVGFLYHGNRTNLASIIKGGGQENGWRAGTENVAGIVGMAKALEIAYRDLDADKNRILSLKARMIGRLKSEIPEISFNGNSADPQKSLYTVLSLSLPSSPEFSTALAFLDSQNIFASGGSACTSHSTGGSHVLHALNYNFERTVIRFSFGKYNTEQDIDYTVEKLVGLYHKSGPERLKVAG; from the coding sequence ATGAAGATTTATTTAGACAATGCAGCAACGACCCCTTTAGACAGGGAAGCTTTTAGTGAAATGGAGCCCTTCTTTTTTGAAGGATTTGGCAATCCATCTTCCGCTCATGGTGTGGGGAGAGAAGCAAGGAAAGCTGTTGAAAAAGCAAGGGGGACCATCGCCGGACTTCTAAATGCACAACCCAGCCAGATTTTGTTTACAGCTGGGGGGACTGAGGCCGACAATACAGCGATCTGCTCAGCTATAGAATCGTCTGGTATTAAACTTGCAATAACCACTCAATTTGAGCATCATGCAGTTTTGAACACTCTGAAGTCTCTCGAAAGGGATGGAGTGATAAAACTCTTATACCTTATGCACGACGCAAAAGGCAATATTTCTCTGAAGCATCTGGAGAGTATCCTTGCCTTTCAGGAACGTGCTTTTGTTTCCGTAATGCATGGAAATAATGAAATCGGCAATTTGAATGATATAGATACAATCGCACAAATATGCAGGAAATATAATGCGTTGTTTCATTCGGATACCGTTCAGACGATGGGGCATTATGTCTACGACCTCAGCGGGATAAATGCTGATTTTATCGTAGGCTCGGCTCATAAGTTCAACGGGCCGAAAGGCGTTGGTTTTTTGTATCATGGCAACCGTACAAATCTTGCTTCAATCATCAAAGGTGGCGGGCAGGAAAATGGATGGAGGGCCGGCACCGAGAATGTTGCGGGAATTGTAGGCATGGCTAAAGCCCTTGAGATAGCATACCGCGACCTCGACGCCGACAAAAATCGTATTCTGTCGCTTAAAGCACGTATGATTGGCAGATTGAAAAGTGAGATTCCTGAAATCTCATTTAATGGAAATTCGGCCGACCCGCAGAAAAGCTTGTACACTGTTTTGAGTTTGTCTCTTCCATCGTCACCAGAGTTTTCAACGGCTCTTGCATTCCTGGATAGTCAAAATATATTTGCTTCGGGAGGCAGTGCCTGTACGAGTCATTCAACAGGTGGTTCTCACGTGTTACATGCACTGAATTATAATTTTGAACGAACAGTGATCCGGTTTTCCTTCGGTAAGTACAATACTGAACAGGATATCGATTACACAGTTGAAAAATTGGTGGGACTGTATCATAAATCAGGGCCAGAACGATTGAAGGTTGCCGGTTGA
- a CDS encoding NAD(P)H-binding protein, translated as MKIAVTGSLGNISKPLTIELLQKGHEVTVISSNAGKRKDIEALGALAAIGSLEDEDFLTSVFTGKDAVYTMIPPNNYFDHTLDLPAYYERLARNYEQAVNKSAVKRLVHLSSIGAHLKKGNGILASTHVVEQILGRLSDVTLTFIRPTSFYYNLLGYINGIKTEGLISANYGTQNIIPWVSPIDIAAAVAEELTAPAGTPIRYVASEELNGDDTAKVLGTAIGIPDLKWKLISDEEALNGLLTIGMNPSIAAGLVEMYGALQTGLLSADYYCNRPEKMGTVKLADYAKEFAAVYNSQC; from the coding sequence ATGAAGATCGCAGTAACAGGTTCCTTAGGGAACATCAGCAAACCGCTGACCATTGAATTGCTACAGAAAGGGCATGAAGTAACCGTTATCAGCAGTAATGCTGGTAAAAGAAAAGACATTGAGGCGCTGGGCGCTTTGGCCGCAATTGGATCTCTGGAAGATGAAGACTTTCTCACTTCCGTATTTACAGGAAAGGATGCGGTATATACGATGATACCGCCGAATAATTATTTCGACCATACACTCGATCTTCCTGCCTATTATGAAAGGCTGGCAAGAAACTATGAACAAGCAGTAAATAAATCGGCTGTCAAGCGTTTAGTACATCTAAGCAGTATCGGAGCTCATTTAAAAAAAGGAAACGGAATTCTGGCCAGCACGCACGTCGTGGAACAAATTTTGGGTCGGTTGAGTGATGTTACCCTTACGTTTATTCGCCCTACATCTTTTTATTACAACCTGTTGGGTTATATTAATGGAATAAAAACGGAAGGGCTCATAAGCGCCAACTACGGCACCCAAAATATCATTCCATGGGTATCACCTATTGATATTGCAGCGGCTGTGGCTGAAGAATTAACAGCACCGGCAGGCACTCCTATTCGTTATGTCGCCAGCGAGGAGCTGAATGGTGACGACACAGCAAAAGTTCTGGGTACAGCTATTGGCATACCCGATTTAAAATGGAAACTTATCAGCGATGAAGAAGCATTGAATGGGCTATTGACTATAGGAATGAATCCCTCAATTGCAGCCGGACTGGTAGAAATGTATGGTGCGCTGCAAACAGGGTTGCTATCTGCAGACTATTATTGTAACCGGCCTGAAAAAATGGGCACTGTGAAGCTTGCCGACTATGCAAAGGAATTTGCTGCTGTTTACAACTCGCAGTGCTAA
- a CDS encoding alpha-galactosidase: MVFFKLCRKALFLFVSLVFVSRLDSFAATDRVDISYGKNGMIKYDLNSGKMDIYLNGKLIFYNGYAQAKNNDELLYVQNYKTHNYSKKTLSDLFGKGIKHTIEYRSPGLPIIKHCIYTYPAKDYFFIEITLEGKNLKSNYLAPLIAGFKNDENDLNNRSLFVPFDNDAWIRYDAKECNDGMENTSSEVGAVYNENSGNAIVAGSVEHMVWKSGVATKASYTGNKLEAFSGYSDKDVTRDQRFHGFIEGDVIRSAKFFVGYFDDWRTGLEEYGKANRKAEVPYIFYWNKATPIGWNSWGALQTNITYSNATRVVDFFADSLSGFRSGKDVYVDLDSYWDKMIKGGLEGDYSELKSFATYCLSKGVQPGVYWAPFTDWGFKAGKERRVEGSSFTYGDLWTKVNGGYHDFDGARALDPTHPGTQERIKLVIGKLKECGFKMIKIDFLGHGAVEADSFYNRKVKTGMQAYKIGMEYLLKQLGNRMLVYAAISPSMATGRYVHIRRIACDAFKSISETEYTLNSVTYGWWQTYLYNYLDADHVVLANESYGENKARTLSAVITGTFITGDDFSVAGAWTTRAKELFQKKELLNLVADGKTFRPLNGSARKSATGVFWKKMDGICYLAVFNYGDSEKDFVLDLAKAGLSAQSVFVATDVFSGRLYNIGQGKQVQVAAKDVILLKFKI, from the coding sequence ATGGTGTTTTTTAAACTGTGCAGAAAGGCTCTTTTTTTATTTGTCTCACTTGTCTTTGTATCCCGGCTTGATTCCTTTGCTGCCACAGACAGGGTAGATATATCATATGGCAAAAATGGCATGATCAAATACGACCTCAATAGTGGGAAAATGGATATTTACCTGAACGGTAAACTGATATTTTATAATGGGTATGCTCAGGCAAAAAATAACGACGAGCTATTATATGTACAAAATTATAAAACGCATAATTATTCTAAAAAAACACTAAGTGATCTCTTTGGAAAAGGTATTAAGCATACAATCGAATATCGATCTCCCGGATTACCCATCATAAAGCATTGCATCTATACTTATCCGGCCAAAGACTACTTTTTTATAGAGATTACTCTGGAAGGAAAGAATCTTAAATCCAACTATCTTGCCCCGCTTATCGCCGGTTTCAAGAATGATGAAAATGATTTGAATAACCGCTCGCTTTTTGTTCCCTTTGATAACGATGCCTGGATCAGGTACGATGCCAAAGAATGTAATGATGGGATGGAAAATACAAGTTCTGAGGTCGGTGCGGTCTATAACGAGAATTCCGGTAATGCGATAGTTGCGGGCTCAGTAGAGCACATGGTGTGGAAGTCCGGCGTGGCAACGAAAGCTTCATATACCGGCAATAAGCTGGAAGCATTTTCTGGCTACTCTGATAAAGACGTTACCCGTGATCAGCGATTCCACGGATTTATTGAAGGAGATGTGATAAGGTCAGCTAAATTTTTTGTTGGATATTTTGACGACTGGCGCACCGGATTGGAAGAGTATGGGAAGGCTAACCGAAAAGCCGAAGTACCTTATATTTTTTATTGGAATAAAGCGACACCTATCGGCTGGAATAGTTGGGGAGCATTGCAAACGAATATCACTTATTCAAACGCTACACGTGTGGTCGATTTTTTCGCCGATAGTTTAAGTGGCTTTAGAAGTGGAAAGGATGTCTATGTTGATCTTGATTCTTACTGGGATAAAATGATCAAAGGAGGACTGGAGGGCGACTACTCTGAGCTTAAAAGCTTTGCCACATATTGTTTGAGCAAAGGAGTACAACCGGGGGTTTACTGGGCTCCTTTTACAGATTGGGGATTTAAAGCAGGGAAGGAAAGACGTGTCGAGGGAAGTTCTTTTACTTACGGGGATCTATGGACTAAAGTTAACGGAGGATATCATGATTTTGATGGCGCGCGTGCTTTAGATCCCACGCATCCCGGAACACAGGAAAGAATTAAACTGGTAATCGGAAAGTTAAAAGAATGTGGTTTTAAAATGATCAAAATCGACTTTCTGGGCCATGGGGCGGTTGAAGCAGACTCATTCTACAATAGGAAAGTTAAAACGGGAATGCAAGCCTATAAAATAGGGATGGAGTATTTGTTGAAACAGCTCGGCAACCGAATGCTCGTTTATGCGGCGATTTCTCCCAGCATGGCGACTGGGCGATACGTCCACATCCGTCGCATTGCCTGTGATGCGTTTAAAAGTATCAGCGAAACCGAATACACGCTTAACAGCGTAACATATGGTTGGTGGCAAACCTATTTATACAACTACCTGGATGCCGACCATGTGGTTCTGGCAAACGAAAGCTACGGTGAGAATAAAGCCAGGACATTGTCTGCCGTTATTACCGGAACTTTTATAACTGGCGATGATTTCTCTGTCGCCGGTGCCTGGACAACACGGGCAAAGGAGCTCTTTCAAAAAAAGGAACTGCTCAATCTTGTAGCCGATGGAAAAACTTTCCGGCCGTTAAATGGAAGCGCCAGAAAGTCGGCAACCGGAGTGTTTTGGAAAAAAATGGATGGAATCTGCTACCTTGCGGTATTTAATTATGGAGATTCAGAAAAGGATTTCGTGCTAGATCTTGCAAAAGCAGGGCTTTCAGCGCAAAGCGTTTTCGTCGCAACAGACGTCTTTTCCGGAAGACTTTACAACATAGGGCAAGGGAAGCAAGTGCAAGTCGCAGCAAAAGATGTTATTTTGCTTAAGTTTAAAATATAG
- a CDS encoding NAD(P)H-dependent oxidoreductase gives MRVVIVFNHPYEGSYNNAILSSVTKGLRKASHEVDLIHLDNDGFNPAMSAADLKAFVEHKPIDPQVIDYNKRLEEADHLIFVFPIWWDLMPARTKGFIDRVLCPGVVYDHHPRGFGLVPLLKSLKSVTIITTMNKPRIMYSLLVGNLIRRAMLRSVFKTMGYKNLNWINFSSVKSVSREKREKWLISLENRFSKFN, from the coding sequence ATGAGAGTAGTAATAGTATTTAACCATCCCTACGAGGGAAGCTATAATAATGCAATATTAAGTTCAGTAACTAAGGGACTCCGAAAAGCAAGCCACGAAGTTGACCTTATACACCTTGATAATGATGGATTTAACCCTGCAATGTCGGCGGCTGACTTGAAAGCCTTCGTGGAACATAAACCCATTGATCCTCAGGTAATCGACTATAATAAACGTTTGGAGGAAGCTGACCATCTGATATTTGTTTTTCCGATTTGGTGGGATTTAATGCCTGCAAGAACTAAAGGTTTTATTGACAGGGTTCTATGCCCTGGCGTGGTGTATGACCACCACCCAAGAGGTTTTGGATTAGTACCACTTTTAAAAAGTTTAAAAAGTGTCACAATAATCACCACGATGAATAAGCCCCGCATAATGTATTCCCTGCTCGTCGGAAATTTGATTAGAAGAGCAATGTTGCGAAGTGTTTTTAAAACGATGGGTTACAAAAATCTAAATTGGATAAACTTTTCTTCGGTGAAATCTGTAAGCCGCGAAAAAAGAGAAAAATGGTTGATCAGTCTCGAAAATAGATTCTCAAAATTCAATTAA